TCAGCCCCCAACGGCCTTCCTTTCTTTCGTTGAAACCTATCCGAAGCTGGGAGAAGCGTGGGAGCGTGCTCGCGAGGGGGAAACCGACGGGCCGCTCGATGAGAAGACTCGCCGGCTGATCAAGCTGGCTGTTTCGATGGGCGCGATGCGCCAGGGCGCCGTCCACTCCGGAGTCAGGAAAGCCCTCAGGACGGGCGTGACCGAAGAAGAGATCCTACAGGTCGTTGCTCTGGCAGCCACCACGCTGGGCTTTCCGTCCGCAGTGGCAACGTTTTCGTGGATTCAGGACGTAATCGGCGACTGAGCGACCTGCTTCGACGCGAGTTCGGCCCGCTGGTTCAGATTCGAGGTGCATTCCAGGTGCAGTAGAGGACAACTT
This genomic interval from bacterium contains the following:
- a CDS encoding carboxymuconolactone decarboxylase family protein, which codes for MTENDQPPTAFLSFVETYPKLGEAWERAREGETDGPLDEKTRRLIKLAVSMGAMRQGAVHSGVRKALRTGVTEEEILQVVALAATTLGFPSAVATFSWIQDVIGD